From Glycine soja cultivar W05 chromosome 4, ASM419377v2, whole genome shotgun sequence, the proteins below share one genomic window:
- the LOC114409035 gene encoding uncharacterized protein At2g24330-like → MADDDKAVGEGEKKETTGGTSPSGSGKKKSKGFLLRIWNGIFRFHGDDFEKRLQYISKEEAQVMTRMNRRSRSWRRISRHLIVFSVIFEVVAIVYAIMTTRSIDMNWKMRAIRVLPMFLLPALAAAAYTTFVSFTRMCDCRDQKILERLRAERQEKIDELKERTNYYTTQQLIQRYDPDPAAKAAAASVLASKLGADSGLKVYLGDESSPGASMGRSNEIEIVQSSGLRNRRQVQSRSTSPGTTTPNFADQQLVGPGGIDQTQTFELNQPVVVEHHQPRSSTTQDGGWIARIAALLVGEDPTQSYALICGNCYMHNGLARKEDFPVITYYCPHCHALNKPKQSDEHISGLTSPNTGGTPKTDDGVADAVKNARASAAESVITSSSPGSASSSEIEEVSERASVEEKVD, encoded by the exons ATGGCGGATGATGACAAAGCGGTAGGGGAAGGTGAGAAGAAAGAGACGACGGGTGGTACCAGTCCTTCCGGGAGTGGAAAGAAGAAGAGCAAAGGTTTCTTGTTGCGAATTTGGAACGGGATATTTAGGTTTCACGGCGATGATTTTGAGAAGAGACTCCAATACATTTCTAAAGAGGAAGCTCAAGTTATGACTAGAATGAACAGGAGATCCCGATCCTGGAGGAGAATTTCCCGCCATCTTATTGTATTTTCTGTCATATTTGAG GTAGTTGCTATAGTTTATGCTATTATGACAACAAGATCAATCGATATGAATTGGAAAATGAGGGCAATCCGGGTTCTGCCAATGTTTCTTTTGCCTGCACTAGCAGCTGCTGCCTATACAACATTTGTCAGCTTCACAAGGATGT GTGATTGCAGGGATCAGAAAATTCTTGAAAGGCTTCGAGCTGAAAGGCAAGAAAAAATTGATGAGCTCAAAGAAAGGACAAATTATTACACTACACAACAGCTCATTCAG AGATATGATCCAGACCCGGCCGCAAAAGCAGCTGCTGCAAGTGTTTTAGCATCTAAGTTGGGTGCAGATTCTGGTTTGAAAGTGTATCTGGGAGATGAATCCAGTCCCGGTGCTTCAATGGGGAGGAgcaatgaaattgaaattgtgcaGTCCTCTGGACTTCGAAATCGGAGACAAGTTCAATCTAGATCCACTAGTCCAGGGACAACCACACCAAATTTTGCTGATCAACAATTAGTTGGTCCAGGAGGAATCGATCAAACTCAGACTTTTGAGCTCAATCAGCCTGTTGTTGTTGAACATCACCAACCTCGAAGTTCAACCACACAAGACGGAGGATGGATTGCACGAATTGCAGCTTTACTTGTGGGTGAGGATCCAACACAGTCGTATGCTCTCATATGTGGTAACTGCTATATGCATAATG GTCTGGCTCGGAAGGAGGATTTCCCAGTTATCACATACTATTGCCCGCATTGTCATGCCCTGAACAAACCGAAGCAATCAGATGAGCATATCTCTGGTCTTACTTCTCCAAACACGGGGGGGACTCCAAAAACAGACGATGGTGTGGCGGATGCAGTTAAGAATGCTAGGGCTTCTGCAGCCGAGAGTGTAATCACAAGCAGTAGTCCCGGAAGTGCTTCTAGCTCTGAGATTGAGGAAGTATCAGAAAGGGCAAGTGTGGAGGAGAAAGTTGATTAA